aaagtatgCAGAACTGAATTCATCAACGGTGATAGATAGTACAAAATACGGGGGTGCTTAAATCGCGTTCTTTGTACAAGACCCCAAATAATGAGCCTTCAACATTTCTGCAGCGTACGCAAGCATGTATTccaaatatatgaatttttttcaaattttacatttttattttacaaagaaaTCAACAAAATGCccatcaaaaaaatggcgttGCTTAATTGGAATAACTGTTCGAATACTCAACATAAtaatctccttcctttttcatattttgtgTGTGAAactggggaaaaaaaaataaaagtcatgtaaaaattatttagttgttacaattaaaaggaaaactgcgcacatataatacatatacatatgtacttaTATGCATGCCCCAATTTGTTCTATGCAGAGATAGCTTTAAATGGAGGTGAAAACCCTCTCGCCTACTTCTTCATATTTGTTGTCCTCCCAACTTAGTGGCAATGGCTTCCCGCTTCGTTTACTGCTTCCCCGTCGTACTCCCTTTAAAGAGGTGAAACGagaatgtaattttttcacggggaatttttttcccaatccGCGCGCACATACCTACGCATAAGTGCACAGCAACACATGCATAACTACACGTGCGTGGAGATGCGTACATTCATGCACGTGTTTATCATATGTACCCTCCTTTTTGACATTtgttgcccattttttttgtctactATTGTTATATCCTTCAACTtcagatagaaaaaaaactcatatAAATTCTTTCCTATATTATTTatctacaaaaatgaaacgtAAGAAGTTCGCATCGCATTTTCGACGTGCTCATTTTGCGAGGCCctaagaaattttttttttttttttatttttcttctttttttccttatttttcgttatttttacCTGTTCGTCACTTAAATCTAAGGATATTCTCCTCGCATGAGTGacaatttcccttttcagcTCCTCCTTGTCTGCTTTGTCAACAAAAAAACgccaattttattatgtgtCGCATGCAGATGGGATATTTATGGATGTTCCATTTAGTAGGTACACACAACTTTGTGTGCATAGACATACTTCCCGCTGCACTGTTcgcatttttctcattttttttttttatttacctttaaaattaatgacGTCGTTAATTTTAAGCCGTAGCTGTGTCCCCCTTCTCCCGGGCGCCCACTTACAGCCaaacaaaaatgcaaatttttttttcaaagcatAGCCCTCAACCGGATGAATGGAAAGTAGGAAAAGTAATAATGCAATAACTCTTAATTCCATACTTCACGACAAACTGGGCGAAATgtgacggaaaaaaaaaaggggacatttttacaatagAACCGTATGGCAGCAGTTTATATCGCCGTTATACACAACCCTAAATCAGTTTCCCCAGTTTGTAcgatttccctttttgaaaaatcgAAATGTTTGCAAGCGAAACGTATAATCCCTTCAGTTACTCCCCCTGTGGAGAATACGTTTCGCTTTGTGAGTGTGGATACCGTCAGAGGTGGTGCCAGTATCATTACGGTCTCAAAAgtgtaatatatttatgcatatatagatatatatacatatatatgcatgtgcaaCCATATGGGTGGCTGGTGGCCTTTATTGGGGGCCACAATAAAGGGTCATATTTCCATTAAAGGGCAATTTCGGGGGGCTTACAACCACAAAACTTTTTGGCATACATTCGTATGAT
This sequence is a window from Plasmodium cynomolgi strain B DNA, chromosome 3, whole genome shotgun sequence. Protein-coding genes within it:
- a CDS encoding hypothetical protein (putative) — its product is MELRVIALLLFLLSIHPVEGYALKKKFAFLFGCKWAPGRRGTQLRLKINDVINFKDKEELKREIVTHARRISLDLSDEQINNIGKNLYEFFFYLKLKDITIVDKKNGQQMSKRRVHMINTCMNVRISTHV